A single Cucumis melo cultivar AY chromosome 4, USDA_Cmelo_AY_1.0, whole genome shotgun sequence DNA region contains:
- the LOC103486562 gene encoding leucine-rich repeat receptor-like protein kinase PXC1 isoform X1, with translation MMMVEKEEKVGMNIFRSAIVFFFSLTLLVSPSFSLDDDSSALTRFRLQADSHGGLLRNWTGSDPCASSWRGVQCSVNGRVVALSLPSMNLRGPIDSLAPLDQLRLLDLHDNRLNGTISPLVNCTNLKLLYLSGNDFSGEIPPEISSLRRLLRLDLSDNNIRGGIPEDISKLSRLLTLRLQNNVLSGTVPDLSVSLVNLTELNLTNNELSGRLPDGMMKKFGEKSFTGNEGVCGSSPLPICSVTGSPPASDPTRTVPSNPSSLPQNPIISPNSKESRKGLSPGVIVAIVIANCVALLVIISFIVAYYCARDRDRSSSSMTGSESGKRRKSGSSYGSEKKVYANGGGDSDGTNATDRSKLVFFDWKKQFELEDLLRASAEMLGKGSLGTVYRAVLDDGCTVAVKRLKDANPCPRKDFEQYMDVIGKLKHPNIVRLRAFYYAKEEKLLVYDYLPNGSLHSLLHGNRGPGRIPLDWTTRISLVLGAARGLARIHGEYSASKIPHGNVKSSNVLLDKNGVACISDFGLSLLLNPVHAIARLGGYKAPEQEETKRLSQKADVYSFGVLLLEVLTGRAPSLYPSPSNPRSDDEEQPVDLPKWVRSVVKEEWTAEVFDPELLRYKNIEEELVSMLHVGLACVLPQPEKRPTMAEVAKMIEDIRVEQSPLGEDYDESRNSLSPSLATTEDGM, from the exons ATGATGATGGTGGAGAAGGAGGAGAAGGTGGGGATGAACATTTTTCGTTCAGcaatagttttctttttctctcttacCCTTTTAGTTTCTCCTTCTTTCTCTTTAGATGATGATTCTTCTGCTCTAACTCGTTTTCGTCTTCAAGCTGATTCCCATGGGGGTTTACTAAGAAATTGGACTGGTTCTGATCCTTGTGCTTCTTCATGGCGTGGAGTTCAGTGCTCTGTTAATGGCCGTGTTGTTGCTCTTTCTCTTCCTTCTATGAATTTACGAGGCCCCATTGACTCTCTAGCGCCGCTTGATCAGCTTCGCCTTCTTGACCTCCATGACAACCGTTTGAATGGAACCATTTCGCCGCTTGTTAACTGTACGAATCTTAAGCTGTTGTATCTTTCCGGTAATGACTTCTCCGGCGAGATTCCGCCGGAGATATCGTCACTCAGGCGACTTCTCCGACTGGACTTGTCGGATAACAATATCCGCGGTGGAATTCCTGAGGATATTTCTAAATTGTCTCGACTCCTCACGTTACGTTTGCAGAACAATGTCCTCTCCGGTACGGTGCCGGATCTCTCTGTTTCGCTTGTGAATCTCACTGAACTTAATTTAACCAACAATGAACTGTCCGGGCGGTTGCCGGATGGGATGATGAAGAAATTCGGTGAGAAGAGTTTCACAGGAAACGAAGGGGTTTGTGGGTCGAGTCCATTACCGATCTGTTCAGTTACTGGTTCGCCGCCGGCGTCGGATCCTACTAGAACGGTACCGTCAAATCCAAGTTCATTGCCGCAAAACCCTATTATTAGTCCGAACAGTAAAGAATCTCGAAAAGGGCTGAGCCCTGGCGTGATTGTCGCGATTGTGATCGCGAATTGCGTTGCATTACTTGTGATTATCTCGTTCATCGTAGCGTATTACTGCGCTCGTGATCGTGATCGGAGTTCAAGCTCCATGACCGGAAGCGAAAGcggaaagagaaggaaaagcgGAAGTAGCTACGGAAGCGAGAAGAAAGTATACGCTAATGGCGGTGGTGACAGTGATGGCACTAACGCTACAGACAGAAGCAAGCTAGTGTTCTTCGATTGGAAGAAGCAATTCGAACTTGAAGATTTGCTGAGAGCATCGGCGGAGATGCTCGGAAAAGGAAGCTTGGGAACAGTTTACCGGGCAGTTCTTGACGACGGTTGTACGGTGGCTGTGAAGAGGTTGAAAGATGCAAACCCATGTCCGAGGAAGGATTTTGAGCAGTATATGGATGTGATCGGAAAGCTGAAACATCCCAACATTGTGAGATTGAGAGCCTTTTACTATGCTAAAGAAGAAAAGCTTCTGGTTTATGATTATCTTCCAAACGGGAGTTTACATTCTCTTCTACATG GAAACCGAGGCCCAGGGAGAATTCCGTTGGATTGGACGACAAGGATTAGTTTAGTTCTTGGAGCTGCTCGTGGTTTAGCAAGAATCCATGGTGAATACAGTGCTTCAAAGATCCCTCATGGGAACGTCAAATCTTCCAATGTTCTTCTTGACAAAAATGGAGTTGCTTGCATTTCTGATTTTGGGTTGTCTCTACTTCTCAACCCTGTCCATGCCATTGCAAGGTTAGGGGGCTACAAGGCCCCAGAGCAAGAGGAGACAAAACGTCTATCTCAAAAAGCAGACGTTTACAGCTTCGGTGTTTTATTGCTTGAAGTCTTAACGGGTCGTGCACCGTCTCTCTACCCATCGCCTTCAAACCCGCGAAGCGATGATGAAGAGCAACCGGTGGACCTCCCGAAATGGGTTCGATCCGTGGTGAAGGAAGAGTGGACAGCTGAGGTTTTTGATCCAGAGCTATTGAGGTACAAGAACATTGAGGAGGAGCTTGTGTCTATGCTTCATGTTGGGTTGGCTTGTGTTCTTCCTCAGCCTGAGAAGAGACCAACAATGGCAGAAGTGGCAAAGATGATCGAAGATATTAGGGTCGAGCAGTCCCCGCTTGGAGAAGATTACGACGAATCACGTAATTCACTTTCGCCATCCTTAGCCACCACAGAAGATGGTATGTAA
- the LOC103486562 gene encoding leucine-rich repeat receptor-like protein kinase PXC1 isoform X2, which translates to MNLRGPIDSLAPLDQLRLLDLHDNRLNGTISPLVNCTNLKLLYLSGNDFSGEIPPEISSLRRLLRLDLSDNNIRGGIPEDISKLSRLLTLRLQNNVLSGTVPDLSVSLVNLTELNLTNNELSGRLPDGMMKKFGEKSFTGNEGVCGSSPLPICSVTGSPPASDPTRTVPSNPSSLPQNPIISPNSKESRKGLSPGVIVAIVIANCVALLVIISFIVAYYCARDRDRSSSSMTGSESGKRRKSGSSYGSEKKVYANGGGDSDGTNATDRSKLVFFDWKKQFELEDLLRASAEMLGKGSLGTVYRAVLDDGCTVAVKRLKDANPCPRKDFEQYMDVIGKLKHPNIVRLRAFYYAKEEKLLVYDYLPNGSLHSLLHGNRGPGRIPLDWTTRISLVLGAARGLARIHGEYSASKIPHGNVKSSNVLLDKNGVACISDFGLSLLLNPVHAIARLGGYKAPEQEETKRLSQKADVYSFGVLLLEVLTGRAPSLYPSPSNPRSDDEEQPVDLPKWVRSVVKEEWTAEVFDPELLRYKNIEEELVSMLHVGLACVLPQPEKRPTMAEVAKMIEDIRVEQSPLGEDYDESRNSLSPSLATTEDGM; encoded by the exons ATGAATTTACGAGGCCCCATTGACTCTCTAGCGCCGCTTGATCAGCTTCGCCTTCTTGACCTCCATGACAACCGTTTGAATGGAACCATTTCGCCGCTTGTTAACTGTACGAATCTTAAGCTGTTGTATCTTTCCGGTAATGACTTCTCCGGCGAGATTCCGCCGGAGATATCGTCACTCAGGCGACTTCTCCGACTGGACTTGTCGGATAACAATATCCGCGGTGGAATTCCTGAGGATATTTCTAAATTGTCTCGACTCCTCACGTTACGTTTGCAGAACAATGTCCTCTCCGGTACGGTGCCGGATCTCTCTGTTTCGCTTGTGAATCTCACTGAACTTAATTTAACCAACAATGAACTGTCCGGGCGGTTGCCGGATGGGATGATGAAGAAATTCGGTGAGAAGAGTTTCACAGGAAACGAAGGGGTTTGTGGGTCGAGTCCATTACCGATCTGTTCAGTTACTGGTTCGCCGCCGGCGTCGGATCCTACTAGAACGGTACCGTCAAATCCAAGTTCATTGCCGCAAAACCCTATTATTAGTCCGAACAGTAAAGAATCTCGAAAAGGGCTGAGCCCTGGCGTGATTGTCGCGATTGTGATCGCGAATTGCGTTGCATTACTTGTGATTATCTCGTTCATCGTAGCGTATTACTGCGCTCGTGATCGTGATCGGAGTTCAAGCTCCATGACCGGAAGCGAAAGcggaaagagaaggaaaagcgGAAGTAGCTACGGAAGCGAGAAGAAAGTATACGCTAATGGCGGTGGTGACAGTGATGGCACTAACGCTACAGACAGAAGCAAGCTAGTGTTCTTCGATTGGAAGAAGCAATTCGAACTTGAAGATTTGCTGAGAGCATCGGCGGAGATGCTCGGAAAAGGAAGCTTGGGAACAGTTTACCGGGCAGTTCTTGACGACGGTTGTACGGTGGCTGTGAAGAGGTTGAAAGATGCAAACCCATGTCCGAGGAAGGATTTTGAGCAGTATATGGATGTGATCGGAAAGCTGAAACATCCCAACATTGTGAGATTGAGAGCCTTTTACTATGCTAAAGAAGAAAAGCTTCTGGTTTATGATTATCTTCCAAACGGGAGTTTACATTCTCTTCTACATG GAAACCGAGGCCCAGGGAGAATTCCGTTGGATTGGACGACAAGGATTAGTTTAGTTCTTGGAGCTGCTCGTGGTTTAGCAAGAATCCATGGTGAATACAGTGCTTCAAAGATCCCTCATGGGAACGTCAAATCTTCCAATGTTCTTCTTGACAAAAATGGAGTTGCTTGCATTTCTGATTTTGGGTTGTCTCTACTTCTCAACCCTGTCCATGCCATTGCAAGGTTAGGGGGCTACAAGGCCCCAGAGCAAGAGGAGACAAAACGTCTATCTCAAAAAGCAGACGTTTACAGCTTCGGTGTTTTATTGCTTGAAGTCTTAACGGGTCGTGCACCGTCTCTCTACCCATCGCCTTCAAACCCGCGAAGCGATGATGAAGAGCAACCGGTGGACCTCCCGAAATGGGTTCGATCCGTGGTGAAGGAAGAGTGGACAGCTGAGGTTTTTGATCCAGAGCTATTGAGGTACAAGAACATTGAGGAGGAGCTTGTGTCTATGCTTCATGTTGGGTTGGCTTGTGTTCTTCCTCAGCCTGAGAAGAGACCAACAATGGCAGAAGTGGCAAAGATGATCGAAGATATTAGGGTCGAGCAGTCCCCGCTTGGAGAAGATTACGACGAATCACGTAATTCACTTTCGCCATCCTTAGCCACCACAGAAGATGGTATGTAA
- the LOC103486561 gene encoding uncharacterized protein LOC103486561: MASCDDDFSLLNDDHHHQHHHQSTTNHHHVPTPHHIHQSYASHRFTPRSSSVHAPPQPSPNQPAQPILAPSGSPKKIGGPIDEEEEEEDAEDYGDPAFCSSSFDNGDPNRLGVGVDVRVEKRKDQSDELTEEGGSYSSYKRAKPSSSGGEYRKDREEWSDAAISCLLDAYTEKFTQLNRGNLRGRDWEEVAATVSERCEKQSKSVEQCKNKVDNLKKRYKLERHRMSNGGVSISHWPWFKQMEQIVGNSLTMKVVSDEDRSVASSGNTPRISKRYVLPAPNTAGQINNVKPKAVTSPRWRRVVFKISGTALAGTGPNNIDSKVAMAIAREVVMACRLGVEVAIVVGGRNFFCGDSWVTTTGLDRCTAYQIGMMATVMNSILLQSAIEKMGVQTRVQSAFMLQEVAEPYSRQRAIRHLEKGRVVIFGGIGAGTGNPLFSTDTAAALRASEIHAEAVLKGTNVDGVYDCNSQDNNFTFKHISFRELVSRGATSMDMTALTFCEENNLPVVVFNLLEPGNISKALCGEQVGTLIDQNGRIS, translated from the exons ATGGCTTCCTGTGACGACGACTTCTCTCTCCTCAACGACGATCACCACCACCAACACCACCACCAATCCACTACCAACCACCACCATGTACCAACGCCTCACCACATCCATCAATCCTACGCATCTCACCGCTTCACGCCTCGATCGTCTTCCGTTCACGCGCCGCCTCAGCCGTCTCCCAATCAACCGGCTCAACCGATTCTTGCACCGTCCGGAAGTCCGAAGAAGATCGGTGGCCCGATAGACGAGGAAGAGGAGGAAGAGGATGCGGAGGATTATGGTGATCCTGCTTTCTGCTCCAGTTCGTTTGATAATGGAGATCCAAATCGGCTTGGTGTTGGTGTTGATGTGCGGGTTGAGAAGAGGAAGGATCAGTCGGACGAGCTTACGGAGGAAGGAGGTTCTTATAGTAGTTATAAAAGAGCAAAACCTTCCTCCAGCGGCGGCGAATACAGGAAGGATCGAGAGGAGTGGAGTGATGCGGCTATTTCCTGCCTTCTGGATGCGTATACCGAGAAATTCACGCAACTGAATAGGGGGAATTTGAGGGGGAGGGATTGGGAGGAAGTGGCTGCAACTGTCAGTGAACGGTGCGAGAAGCAGAGCAAGAGCGTAGAGCAGTGTAAGAATAAGGTGGACAACTTAAAGAAGAGATATAAGTTAGAGAGACATAGGATGAGTAACGGTGGCGTCTCGATCAGTCACTGGCCTTGGTTTAAGCAAATGGAGCAAATTGTTGGAAAttctttgacaatgaaggttgTTTCTGATGAGGATCGGAGTGTTGCTTCCTCAGGGAATACTCCGAGGATATCAAAGAG GTACGTTCTTCCCGCACCCAATACTGCTGGTCAAATAAATAACGTAAAACCCAAAGCAGTTACCAGTCCAAGGTGGCGAAGAGTCGTCTTTAAAATCAGTGGTACGGCTCTTGCAGGGACTGGTCCTAACAACATCGATTCAAAG GTTGCAATGGCAATTGCCAGAGAAGTTGTAATGGCTTGTCGCCTGGGTGTGGAG GTGGCAATTGTTGTTGGAGGTCGTAACTTCTTCTGTGGAGACTCTTGGGTGACTACAACAGGTTTAGATAGATGTACAGCATACCAAATTGG TATGATGGCTACTGTGATGAATTCAATACTTCTTCAGTCAGCAATAGAGAAGATGGGAGTTCAGACTCGTGTCCAATCTGCATTTATGCTTCAGGAGGTTGCTGAACCATACAGTAGGCAACGTGCTATAAGGCATCTTGAGAAAGGCAGAGTAGTTATATTTGGTGGCATTGGTGCTGGCACTGGAAATCCCCTATTTTCGACTGATACAGCTGCTGCTCTTCGAGCTTCTGAGA TTCATGCCGAGGCAGTTCTTAAGGGTACAAACGTTGATGGCGTGTATGACTGCAATTCACAAGACAACAATTTTACGTTCAAGCACATATCTTTTAGGGAGTTGGTATCAAGAGGGGCCACTAGCATGGACATGACCGCATTAACTTTCTGTGAAGAGAACAACCTTCCTG TTGTCGTCTTTAATCTTCTTGAGCCTGGAAATATCTCGAAAGCATTATGTGGAGAGCAAGTGGGCACACTGATTGATCAAAATGGAAGAATTAGCTAG